One genomic window of Sphingobacterium oryzagri includes the following:
- a CDS encoding AI-2E family transporter, translating to MNSPVFSQKERNIIILIIVLALGTILLYATRGIYGAILGTLVMYTLFRRVNIFLIERWRWPKSFSAVIIIIASIFIIVLPFIGIGSMLVKKAIKLQADPAWITQMIDAINKFAGDNLGNPDLLKEQVEKSAAFFGGLLTTVLGGAANVFIEVTVMYFILYFLFVNYRSFEAGLIDYLPFDGQQAAEFATELKNMTYSNIVGQTVIAIVQGSCLAVGFWLFGVRDALFWGVICAILSFIPLLGPPLIFVPAALILFSQGQTWPGVGLLIWGFGLVINIDNVLRFIINKKVGDIHPLITVVGVIIGLPLFGIMGLVYGPLLLAYFLIAVRIYKKNKRLSLRKAQLEEHQ from the coding sequence ATGAACAGTCCCGTATTTTCGCAAAAAGAGCGGAATATTATCATCCTTATTATTGTCCTTGCATTAGGCACCATACTGTTGTACGCCACTAGGGGCATTTACGGTGCAATATTAGGCACATTGGTCATGTACACGCTTTTTCGGCGCGTCAATATCTTTCTTATCGAACGCTGGCGTTGGCCTAAATCCTTTTCTGCCGTAATCATCATTATAGCCTCTATTTTTATCATCGTTCTTCCGTTTATCGGTATTGGAAGCATGCTGGTGAAAAAAGCCATCAAACTGCAAGCCGATCCTGCCTGGATCACCCAAATGATTGATGCGATCAATAAGTTTGCGGGAGACAACCTGGGTAATCCTGATTTGTTGAAAGAACAAGTGGAGAAAAGTGCCGCTTTTTTCGGCGGATTACTCACCACGGTGTTAGGCGGTGCCGCCAATGTTTTTATCGAGGTTACCGTCATGTATTTTATTCTGTATTTCTTGTTTGTCAATTATCGGAGCTTCGAAGCTGGCTTGATCGACTATCTCCCGTTCGACGGGCAGCAGGCTGCCGAATTTGCTACGGAGCTCAAGAACATGACCTACTCCAATATTGTGGGGCAAACGGTTATTGCTATTGTTCAAGGCAGCTGCCTGGCTGTGGGGTTTTGGTTGTTCGGTGTGCGCGACGCGCTGTTTTGGGGTGTTATTTGCGCGATACTTTCATTTATACCGCTGTTAGGGCCTCCGCTTATTTTTGTTCCGGCGGCACTTATTCTCTTTTCCCAAGGGCAGACCTGGCCGGGTGTGGGTTTACTTATTTGGGGTTTTGGGTTGGTCATTAATATTGATAACGTATTGCGCTTTATTATCAACAAGAAAGTGGGCGATATTCATCCGTTGATCACCGTGGTGGGCGTCATTATCGGCTTACCCTTATTCGGTATTATGGGCTTGGTTTATGGTCCTTTACTACTAGCTTATTTCTTGATCGCCGTCCGTATTTACAAAAAAAATAAGCGCCTCTCATTACGAAAGGCGCAGTTAGAAGAACATCAATAA
- a CDS encoding M20/M25/M40 family metallo-hydrolase, with product MILQKKLRIALSSMAVLAVSASFAQYRVPKPQVLDPIVEKIVKEANENSQLERLAFELLDVVGPRLVGTPQMNKANDWAVKTFQGWGIEAEKQQFGEWRGWERGISHIDMTSPRLKTLAGTQLAWSPSTKGKAIEGEVIILPTFTDSADFAAWLPKAKGKYVMTSMYQPTGRPDHDWEKYARPASFEQMKKERDSLVQVFNDNIKNTGFSANSIPGKLEEAGALGVLSSFWSKEFGANKIFGARTQKVPSVDISLEDYGMLYRLAKNGITPKVKIETSSKDLGNVPSFNTIAQIKGSELPNEYVILSAHLDSWEGGSGATDNGTGTLAMMEVARVLKAAFPNPKRTILIGLWGSEEQGLNGSRAFVLDNPEVIEKTQAVFNLDNGTGRVENINGSGFVHAYDFIGRWMEAVPNEITKDIKTTFPGSPGGGGSDHASFVAAGIPAFMLSSLSWGYFNNTWHTNLDTYDKLVFDDLRYNVILTAVMAYQAAQEDKLVDREQRVLPTGENGQSAWPAIRQPRRTGVGY from the coding sequence ATGATTTTACAGAAAAAATTGCGTATTGCACTTTCTTCCATGGCTGTACTTGCTGTATCAGCATCTTTTGCACAATACAGAGTGCCTAAACCTCAAGTATTGGATCCGATTGTAGAAAAAATCGTAAAAGAGGCCAATGAAAACTCACAATTGGAACGCTTAGCTTTTGAATTATTAGACGTGGTGGGGCCAAGACTGGTCGGCACACCGCAGATGAACAAAGCAAACGATTGGGCCGTGAAAACTTTTCAAGGCTGGGGAATAGAAGCAGAAAAACAACAATTTGGTGAATGGCGCGGCTGGGAACGCGGTATCTCGCATATCGACATGACCTCTCCGCGTCTAAAAACGCTTGCCGGGACACAATTGGCCTGGAGCCCATCCACTAAAGGAAAAGCGATAGAAGGTGAAGTAATCATCCTACCGACGTTTACCGATTCTGCGGATTTTGCAGCATGGCTACCGAAAGCAAAGGGTAAATACGTAATGACCTCGATGTACCAACCTACTGGTCGCCCCGACCACGATTGGGAAAAATATGCGCGCCCGGCATCTTTTGAACAGATGAAAAAAGAGCGCGACTCACTCGTTCAGGTATTTAATGATAACATCAAGAATACGGGCTTTTCGGCAAACTCTATTCCAGGTAAACTGGAGGAGGCCGGCGCACTGGGTGTATTATCCAGCTTTTGGTCGAAAGAGTTTGGTGCAAACAAAATATTTGGTGCACGCACACAAAAAGTACCTTCGGTAGATATATCGCTTGAAGACTACGGCATGCTGTATCGACTAGCAAAAAATGGTATCACACCGAAAGTAAAGATCGAAACGAGCTCAAAAGACCTGGGTAATGTGCCGTCCTTTAATACCATTGCACAAATCAAGGGCTCGGAATTGCCTAATGAATACGTTATCTTATCGGCGCATCTTGACTCGTGGGAAGGCGGATCTGGCGCAACAGACAATGGCACGGGAACACTCGCTATGATGGAAGTGGCCCGCGTATTGAAAGCGGCATTTCCAAACCCTAAACGCACAATTTTGATTGGCTTATGGGGCAGTGAAGAACAAGGATTAAATGGCTCACGAGCTTTCGTGCTGGACAATCCGGAAGTTATCGAGAAAACACAGGCTGTTTTTAACTTGGATAACGGAACCGGACGGGTAGAAAACATCAACGGCTCGGGCTTTGTGCACGCCTATGATTTCATCGGTCGCTGGATGGAAGCTGTTCCAAATGAAATCACCAAAGACATTAAAACGACCTTTCCAGGCAGCCCAGGTGGTGGCGGTTCTGACCATGCATCGTTTGTTGCGGCTGGTATTCCGGCCTTTATGTTGAGCTCGCTTTCTTGGGGCTACTTCAACAATACCTGGCATACCAATCTGGACACGTATGACAAGTTGGTGTTTGATGATTTGCGGTATAATGTAATTCTTACCGCAGTGATGGCTTATCAAGCGGCTCAAGAAGATAAACTGGTAGATCGCGAACAACGTGTATTGCCTACAGGTGAAAACGGACAAAGCGCATGGCCCGCCATACGGCAACCGCGCCGCACGGGCGTCGGCTATTAA